A genomic stretch from Melospiza georgiana isolate bMelGeo1 chromosome 29, bMelGeo1.pri, whole genome shotgun sequence includes:
- the GTSF1 gene encoding gametocyte-specific factor 1, whose translation MDPDAVVQCPYDRNHQVRESRLPYHLVRCQQNNPQVSRTLATCPFNARHRVPRALLRAHVASCPDKLPLELPPDPEEDMAKTAHTWQPPPCQEDWDAELSELELEEPPPFILQVTKGDLPVPCHSPDPAAPPEGLALRKPRPATAAPHLGTAGPRLGTAGPRLGTAGPRLGTAGPRLGTAGQRLGTAGPRLGQGRPRPGTAGGNRGVAGPGGAPPAVRYLRK comes from the exons ATGGACCCCGACGCGGTGGTGCAGTGCCCGTACGACCGGAACCACCAGGTGCGCGAGTCCCGGCTGCCCTATCACCTGGTGCGCTGCCAGCAG AACAACCCGCAGGTGTCGCGCACCTTGGCCACGTGTCCCTTCAACGCGCGCCACCGCGTCCCGCGCGCGCTCCTGCGCGCCCACGTGGCCTCGTGCCCCGACAAACTGCCGCTGGAGCTGCCGCCAG ACCCCGAGGAGGACATGGCCAAGACTGCCCACACCTGGCAGCCCCCCCCGTGCCAGGAGGACTGGGACGCAG AGCTGAgcgagctggagctggaggagccgCCCCCGTTCATCCTCCAGGTCACCAAGGGGGACCTGCCCGTCCCCTGCCACAG ccccGACCCCGCCGCGCCCCCGGAGGGGCTGGCGCTGAGGAAGCCGCGGCCGGCGACAGCGGCACCGCACTTGGGGACAGCGGGACCGCGCTTGGGGACAGCGGGACCGCGCCTGGGGACAGCGGGACCGCGCTTGGGGACAGCGGGACCGCGCTTGGGGACAGCCGGACAGCGCTTGGGGACAGCCGGACCGCGCTTGGGGCAGGGGCGGCCCCGGCCGGGGACGGCGGGGGGAAACCGGGGGGTCGCGGGGCCCGGGGGGGCCCCCCCGGCTGTCAGATATCTCcggaaataa
- the NCKAP1L gene encoding nck-associated protein 1-like — MALPSVYGDKLAEKLTLLNERGRGVLVRVYNLKKTCSDPRTRPAFLGDKAMEASAKFILKKFPHLDVRSSTQHLGPVHRDRGDIVRALAPFYQTFLDVLEFRDHVYELLNTIDASQCFFDIHINYDLTKGYLDLVVTYVSLVLLLARAEERRLLLGLYQCAHEMSHGASEPSFPRLAQMVLEYEHPLKKLPEEFGPHTKAVSSALLSLRAPFLRRCRDAELWRQEQLLSLLGPAGDMLSPVTSDSMACEYLSLEVMERWIILGFLACPGALGTPPCQELWRQALRGSLFVPLVRDEAVAVHRVTEELLGGLKGYGKRVADVKECREHAAAHSPALHRGRRSFLRGAVRELAALLEDQPGLLGPKALLVFVALSLCRDEVSWLSRHAEHVTKSKNPEDFSDSRLAELLFALEQLRALVRRHLRLLRRYHRHYLARFDALVLSDVIQNLSVCPEEESVILSSFVSSLSALAAKEVDEQEQFDFTALRLDWFRLQAYTSVAKAALPLSSNADVGRAMSLVVFHTRLLDRPEELLDETSDLSHLCFYPRPLERMFAQTLDEPSMLRFAIAFPLLCAHFSRCQHPMCPEEYPQLEKAALGLCHKFLEELARVGSGCVLDACAEQHNLSQQLLPKHCAATISRARVKKTPKQPPRKGDPQRDKPGTESHRRDRTLTTNMDKLHLTLAELSLSLNHVPNFTVFGHTVTPAEYLSSHLEARLTKAIVAMAGYSQASQEVARPSEVLAGLGAYMGLVQRLGHLVALDTARLLRTVLLQQSHPRDGSGQPTLTAIYTDWYLEALLRQASTGAVLLSPALQAFTTVPREEQPPFSAAEFSDVSEMRALAELIGPYGMRFLSENLMWHVGSQVAELKKLVVENMDTLVQLRCCRAEQRPALLPRLSSAENVLKRMTIIGEILSFRAMAQQGLREVFSQHCPFLMGPIECLADVVTPDTDIQVTLSIFELASAAGVPCEVDPALVTALAGHRTEAVSPEEDYKVSCLLLVFVAVSLPLLAADPASLYNPELDGHNNNVHCLAKAIVQLSAALFTVHGKNIETHLKEFLLLASSSLLQLAQEPDKVRLRNQDSIVLLLHLIVAESSFLTLDMLESCFPYVLLRNAFRQVCRETPGRAPQH, encoded by the exons ATGGCCCTGCCCTCGGTGTACGGGGACAAGCTGGCCGAGAAGCTGACGCTGCTCAACGAGCGCGGCCGGGGGGTCCTCGTCAGGGTCTACAACCTCAAAAAG ACGTGCTCGGACCCCCGCACGCGGCCGGCCTTCCTCGGGGACAAGGCCATGGAGGCCTCGGCCAAGTTCATCCTGAAGAAATTCCCGCACCTGGACGTGCGCAGCAGCACC cagcacctgggcccggtgcacagggacagaggggacatcGTGCGGGCGCTGGCCCCGTTCTACCAAACCTTCCTGGACGTGCTGGAGTTCCGG gACCACGTGTACGAGCTGCTCAACACCATCGACGCCAGCCAGTGCTTCTTCGACATC CACATCAACTACGACCTCACCAAGGGCTACCTGGACCTGGTTGTCACCTACgtgtccctggtgctgctgctggcgcgCGCCGAGGAGCGGCgcctgctgctggggctctaCCAGTGCGCGCACGAGATGAGCCACGGCGCCAG TGAGCCCAGCTTCCCCCGGCTGGCGCAGATGGTGCTGGAGTACGAGCACCCCCTGAAGAAGCTGCCCGAGGAGTTCGGGCCCCACACCAAG gccGTGAGCAGCGCGCTGCTGTCCCTGCGGGCCCCGTTCCTGCGGCGCTGCCGGGACGCGGAGCTGTGgcgccaggagcagctgctgtccctgctgggaccCGCGGGGGACATGCTGAGCCCGGTGACCAGCGACAGC atGGCCTGTGAGTACCTGTCCCTGGAGGTGATGGAGCGCTGGATCATCC TGGGCTTCCTGGCGTGCCCGGGCGCCCTGGGCACCCCCCcgtgccaggagctgtggcGCCAGGCCCTGCGCGGGTCCCTCTTTGTGCCCCTGGTGCGCGACGAGGCCGTGGCCGTGCACAGGGTGAccgaggagctgctgggggggcTCAAGGG GTACGGGAAGCGTGTGGCTGATGTCAAGGAGTGCCGGGAGCACGCGGCGGCGCACAG cccgGCGCTGCACCGGGGCCGCCGCTCGTTCCTGCGCGGGGCCGTGCGGGAGCTGGCGGCGCTGCTGGAGGATCAGCCCGGCCTGCTCGGACCCAAG GCCCTGCTGGTGTTCGTGGCGCTGTCGCTGTGTCGCGACGAGGTGAGCTGGCTGTCGCGACATGCCGAGCACGTGACCAAGAGCAAGAACCCCGAGGACTTCAGCGACAG CCGCCTGGCGGAGCTGCTGTTCGCGCTGGAGCAGCTGCGGGCCCTGGTGCGGCGGCACCTGCGGCTCCTGCGCCGCTACCACCGGCACTACCTGGCCCGCTTCGACGCCCTCGTGCTCAGCGACGTCATCCAG AACCTCTCGGTGTGCCCCGAGGAGGAGTCCGTGATCCTCTCGTCCTTCGTCAGCTCCCTCTCGGCTCTGGCGGCCAAGGAAG TGGATGAGCAGGAGCAGTTCGACTTCACCGCGCTGCGCCTGGACTGGTTCCGGCTCCAG gcCTACACGAGCGTGGCCAAGGCCGCGCTGCCGCTGAGCTCCAACGCTGACGTTGGCCGTGCCATGAGCCTGGTGGTGTTCCACACGCGCCTGCTGGACCGGCCCGAGGAGCTGCTGGACGAGACCTCCGACCTGTCCCACCTCTG ttTCTACCCCCGTCCCCTGGAGCGCATGTTCGCGCAGACGCTGGACGAGCCGTCCATGCTGCGTTTCGCCATCGCCTTCCCCCTGCTCTGCGCCCACTTCTCGCGCTGCCAGCACCCCATGTGCCCCGAGGAG TACCCCCAGCTGGAGAAGGCGgcgctggggctgtgccacaagttcctggaggagctggcGCGGGTGGGCAGCGGCTGCGTCCTGGACGCCTGCGCCGAGCAGCACAACCTGAGCCAGCAG CTCCTCCCCAAGCACTGTGCAGCCACCATCAGCAGAGCCCGCGTCAAGAAAACCCCGAAGCAGCCGCCCCGCAAGGGGGACCCCCAAAGGGACAAACCGGGGACAGAGAGCCACCGGCGGGACCGGACCCTGACCACCAA CATGGACAAGCTGCACCTGACCCTGGccgagctgtccctgagcctcAACCACGTCCCCAACTTCACCGTCTTCGGGCACACGGTGACGCCGGCCGAGTACCTGAGCAGCCACCTGGAGGCGCGCCTGACCAA GGCCATCGTGGCCATGGCCGGGTACAGCCAGGCCTCGCAGGAGGTGGCGCGGCCCTCGGAGGTGCTGGCGGGGCTGGGCGCCTACATGGGGCTGGTGCAGCGCCTGGGACACCTGGTGGCCCTGGACACGGCGCGGCTGCTGCGGacggtgctgctgcagcagagccacccccGCGACGGCAGCGGGCAGCCCACGCTGACCGCCATCTACACCGACTG GTACCTGGAGGCGCTGCTGCGCCAGGCCAGCACCGGGGCCGTGCTCCTGTCCCCGGCCCTCCAGGCCTTCACCACGGTGCCCCGCGAGGAGCAGCCCCCGTTCAGCGCCGCCGAGTTCTCCGACGTCTCag agATGCGGGCGCTGGCCGAGCTCATCGGGCCCTACGGGATGAGGTTCCTGAGCGAGAACCTGATGTGGCACGTGGGGTCCCAGGTGGCAGAGCTGAAG AAGCTGGTGGTGGAGAACATGGACACGCTGGTGCAGCTGCGCTGCTGCCGGGCCGAGCAGAGGCCGGCGCTGCTGCCCCGCCTGAGCT CGGCCGAGAACGTCCTGAAGCGCATGACCATCATCGGGGAGATCCTGAGCTTCCGCGCCATGGCCCAGCAGGGCCTGCGGGAG GTgttctcccagcactgcccgtTCCTGATGGGCCCCATCGAGTGCCTGGCGGACGTGGTGACCCCGGACACCGACATccag GTCACCCTGAGCATCTTCGAGCTGGCCTCGGCTGCGGGGGTCCCGTGCGAGGTGGACCCGGCGCTGGTCACGGCCCTGGCGGGGCACAGGACAG AGGCCGTGTCCCCCGAGGAGGATTACAAGgtgtcctgcctgctcctggtgTTCGTggccgtgtccctgcccctgctggcCGCTGACCCCGCGTCCCTCTACAACCCCGAGCTGGACG GCCACAACAACAACGTGCACTGCCTGGCCAAGGCCATCGTGCAGCTCTCGGCCGCGCTCTTCACCGTGCACGGCAAGAACATCGAGACGCACCTCAAGGAGTTCCTGCTG ctggcctccagcagcctcctgcagctggcCCAGGAGCCGGACAAGGTGCGGCTGCGCAACCAGGACTCGatcgtgctgctgctgcacctg ATCGTGGCCGAGTCGTCCTTCCTGACGCTGGACATGCTGGAGAGCTGCTTCCCGTACGTGCTGCTGCGCAACGCCTTCCGCCAGGTGTGCCGGGAGACCCCCGGCCGGGCCCCCCAGCACTGA